In Halorientalis sp. LT38, a genomic segment contains:
- a CDS encoding DUF7266 family protein, producing MNGQSRGSAVVSHVLAVGIASLLIVGLLYSAGTLLSDQRESSARQQMETVGNRLAAELTQLDRMSERGGNVSMSVRHQPLIAGESYNVRLRQGSDCEADGMDPDTCLVVTSAGHSITEYVPLQAENDLSVDSNGAGEFRLEGRPQGEAAPDAGRQSLRPGVGHDFTSTTRVSGGLNQEPVPRFTIDPGAPDSSNDILFDGSTSVDDSRIVNYTWSFGNGDRIGSSKPKITYDYDHDPGYYEVYLNVTDDDGATVKTSQNITVAGLEYNRDLTIASGNDETEFTMTNNWSSHPVTIESILIDPPNDVDELDCYGWLCEPEVTITSDTDSSVREIDDTEVPNDGIIVTGFDTTVQPGDDVTITVDDYGQDISGETMSFSVRHEVDGQSNVTRFTDVVGSMEIRNFYLEEDDTDLDAVLITDKPMDTVEVEWDRLFTFEDGTLTEADFSQDSSLTDASQDRYAYRAQVNDEWGLHYVVLREATSSGGIQSGETPIYRLEYVSTLYD from the coding sequence ATGAACGGACAGTCCAGAGGGAGCGCGGTCGTCTCCCACGTCCTGGCGGTCGGGATCGCGAGCCTGCTCATCGTCGGGCTGCTGTACTCGGCGGGGACGCTCCTGTCCGATCAGCGCGAGTCCAGCGCCCGCCAGCAGATGGAGACCGTGGGGAACAGGCTCGCGGCGGAACTGACACAGCTCGACCGGATGAGCGAGCGTGGCGGCAACGTGTCCATGTCCGTGCGCCACCAGCCACTGATCGCCGGCGAGTCCTACAACGTCAGACTCCGGCAGGGCAGCGACTGCGAAGCGGACGGCATGGATCCCGATACGTGTCTGGTCGTCACGTCGGCGGGGCACTCGATCACCGAATACGTCCCGCTGCAGGCCGAGAACGACCTGTCGGTCGATTCGAACGGCGCCGGCGAGTTCAGACTCGAAGGACGGCCCCAGGGCGAGGCGGCACCCGACGCGGGCCGGCAGTCGCTTCGGCCCGGCGTCGGCCACGACTTCACGAGCACGACGCGGGTGTCTGGAGGCCTGAATCAGGAACCCGTCCCGCGGTTCACGATCGACCCGGGCGCGCCGGACAGTTCGAACGACATCCTGTTCGACGGGTCGACGTCCGTCGACGACAGTCGCATCGTCAACTACACCTGGAGCTTCGGCAACGGCGATCGGATCGGGAGTTCCAAACCGAAGATCACCTACGACTACGATCACGACCCCGGTTACTACGAAGTCTACCTGAACGTCACCGACGACGACGGCGCCACGGTCAAGACGAGCCAGAACATCACCGTCGCCGGGCTCGAGTACAACCGCGATCTCACGATCGCGAGCGGCAACGACGAGACGGAGTTCACGATGACGAACAACTGGAGTTCCCACCCGGTGACCATCGAGTCGATCCTGATCGATCCGCCGAACGACGTCGACGAACTGGATTGCTACGGGTGGTTGTGTGAACCAGAGGTCACGATCACCTCCGACACCGATTCGAGCGTGCGTGAGATCGACGACACCGAAGTCCCGAACGACGGCATAATCGTGACCGGCTTCGACACGACGGTCCAGCCCGGTGACGACGTGACGATCACCGTCGACGACTACGGCCAGGACATCAGCGGCGAGACGATGTCCTTCTCGGTCCGCCACGAGGTGGATGGGCAATCCAACGTGACCCGGTTCACCGACGTGGTCGGGAGCATGGAGATCAGGAACTTCTACCTCGAGGAGGACGACACGGACCTCGATGCGGTGTTGATCACCGACAAACCGATGGACACGGTGGAAGTCGAGTGGGACCGGCTGTTCACGTTCGAGGACGGTACGCTCACCGAGGCCGACTTCAGCCAGGACTCGAGCCTGACGGACGCGAGCCAGGACCGCTACGCCTACCGCGCCCAGGTCAACGACGAGTGGGGCCTGCACTACGTCGTCCTGCGGGAGGCGACCAGCAGCGGCGGGATCCAGAGCGGCGAGACGCCGATCTACCGGCTGGAGTACGTCTCTACCCTGTACGACTGA
- a CDS encoding sulfite exporter TauE/SafE family protein, with protein MAITAAAITGAVVGLRHSLEADHLAAISTLVNEEKTDRPSVVGASWGVGHSIPIVAIGLLFVAISASLPESVTTGFEILAGLILVYLGLRMLFEVSGLLAVEQHEHDGHEHTHVSVGSVSIGSFHTHVDGESFLVGIVHGLAGSGAIVVALAASASSITSSFSLLLSFSLVTVCTMSVLSFLWGRILTTRLKSLLKTVAGGASFVIGGLLVVNQLFGVGPVLF; from the coding sequence ATGGCGATTACTGCGGCAGCGATCACCGGCGCGGTGGTGGGGCTCCGGCACTCGCTGGAGGCCGACCATCTCGCCGCGATCTCGACCCTCGTCAACGAGGAGAAGACCGATCGGCCCAGCGTCGTGGGCGCCTCCTGGGGCGTCGGTCACTCGATTCCGATCGTCGCGATCGGCCTCCTGTTCGTCGCCATTAGCGCGTCGCTCCCGGAATCGGTGACCACCGGGTTCGAGATCCTCGCCGGCCTGATCCTCGTCTATCTCGGGCTCCGGATGCTGTTCGAGGTCTCGGGGCTGCTCGCGGTCGAACAGCACGAACACGACGGACACGAGCACACCCACGTCTCCGTCGGGAGCGTCTCGATCGGCTCCTTCCACACGCACGTGGACGGCGAATCGTTCCTCGTCGGGATCGTCCACGGGCTGGCCGGGAGCGGCGCCATCGTCGTCGCGCTCGCGGCGAGTGCCTCCTCGATCACCTCCTCGTTTTCCCTGCTGCTTTCCTTTTCCCTGGTCACCGTCTGCACGATGAGCGTGCTCTCCTTCCTCTGGGGCCGGATCCTCACGACGCGGCTCAAATCGCTCCTGAAGACCGTCGCCGGCGGCGCGAGCTTCGTCATCGGCGGCCTCCTCGTCGTGAACCAGCTGTTCGGCGTCGGCCCGGTCCTGTTCTGA
- a CDS encoding DUF7289 family protein, with product MIRNTPTDDRDRPRDRDGDDRAVSDLVGFIGTFAIIITAVAIITTVGIGSLGEFQLHEQHNNAVRNMEAVGNDLDRLQQQRAKRHSTRIDLSVGRLRWIDDTAIEVETDTNVEHSFRPGSLRLELADTDVAFENGAVFRSDGSAGGVMKQRPELVCRDGERAIVSIVELDGPDQRQVGSGVVHVVGVRERTDLLFPLNRTGANSSTAPTEVDVSVRNSPRESLWVDYFERPESGWTMVDSDTARCTVGDDGGVYVRRTVVNVSFRR from the coding sequence ATGATCCGAAACACACCCACCGACGATCGTGACCGGCCGCGAGACCGCGACGGCGACGACCGCGCCGTGAGCGATCTGGTCGGGTTCATCGGGACGTTCGCGATCATCATCACCGCCGTGGCGATCATCACGACGGTCGGGATCGGCTCGCTGGGCGAGTTCCAGCTCCACGAGCAACACAACAACGCCGTCCGGAACATGGAAGCCGTCGGGAACGACCTCGATCGACTCCAGCAGCAACGCGCCAAGCGCCACTCGACCAGGATCGACCTCTCGGTCGGCCGGCTGCGGTGGATCGACGACACGGCGATCGAGGTGGAGACGGACACCAACGTCGAGCACTCGTTCAGGCCGGGCTCGCTGCGGCTCGAACTCGCGGACACGGACGTCGCCTTCGAGAACGGGGCCGTCTTCCGGTCGGATGGATCGGCCGGCGGGGTCATGAAGCAGCGTCCGGAGCTGGTCTGTCGCGACGGCGAGCGGGCGATCGTTTCGATCGTCGAACTCGACGGGCCGGACCAGCGCCAGGTCGGCTCCGGCGTCGTCCACGTGGTCGGCGTGCGAGAGCGGACCGACCTCCTGTTCCCGCTCAACCGGACCGGCGCGAACAGTTCGACCGCACCGACCGAGGTGGACGTCTCGGTCCGGAACTCGCCACGCGAGTCGCTCTGGGTGGACTACTTCGAGCGTCCGGAGTCGGGGTGGACGATGGTCGACTCTGACACCGCGCGCTGTACCGTCGGTGACGACGGCGGCGTCTACGTCCGACGGACGGTCGTCAACGTCTCCTTCCGCCGGTGA
- a CDS encoding vWA domain-containing protein, with product MWENDRSLGDADRGASEILGIVLLLGLVLGGAMAVVVMGSGAITEAKDQHEMESALASVQQLDATFGSFGRQTDDATVAFDLGNVDPGDVRVVRTGSIAVTANDDPNCQASIPLSSIRYEDDSGRTVAYEAGGVWRAGETGSAMVSAPDVSFQNGTLSVSVVDVVGDVNASRIDARMNATRSEATTQRLIDDLYEDDCQRPDNLTMSVQSDFDVAWADYLRGETGQPVTRFEGNDTVRLSLSSDELPVAADDAANQVINLSQSPTAAYMDQVEILNDQITVNKSVKNTFTVTAAPLHDGIDVGDVRDVETSQNVRRKSLDLVFIMDRSLSMNDGYPSKLSQAKSASKGFLADLDSTVDRAGLVGYTMDGYTDVTKIYLIDDEKYLSNDFSDTGVNGTIDRLGTEGGTNINRGIDVSNELYDYFSDQNRDRVAILLTDGVNDHPDGQPETDELNASTIDKAKAAARNDVTIYTVGFSSSEDQVADDLLRDVADITGGEYYYAADGDELGDRFGTILESIQSEPRVTRAPITTSFSTDGEHPPTIAGDSSHLARDDSGGTTYLNVNDPTAPSLFGHSFPVSGGESVDIGATEYDCDSWAGTSQTVQSGGDTYQVARCASLDESSGTTVPTTVYTDGDDASPLLSSDTADWQTDMGDQLDPYLDGSDLDLKSNQAIIAYDFDDSVDSDNLLLVLYEVGLPDQGTRAEVFEPRVHNVSLDG from the coding sequence ATGTGGGAGAACGATCGGTCGCTCGGCGACGCGGATCGGGGTGCCTCGGAGATCCTGGGGATCGTCCTGTTACTCGGGCTCGTCCTTGGGGGCGCGATGGCGGTCGTCGTGATGGGGTCCGGCGCGATCACGGAGGCCAAAGACCAACACGAGATGGAGAGTGCCCTCGCGAGCGTGCAACAGCTCGACGCGACCTTCGGCTCGTTCGGCCGGCAGACCGACGACGCGACGGTCGCCTTCGACCTCGGGAACGTCGACCCCGGAGACGTTCGCGTCGTTCGGACGGGATCGATCGCCGTGACGGCCAACGACGACCCGAACTGTCAGGCCTCGATCCCGCTCAGCTCGATCCGGTACGAGGACGACTCGGGGCGGACCGTCGCCTACGAGGCGGGCGGCGTCTGGCGGGCCGGGGAGACCGGGAGTGCGATGGTTTCGGCGCCGGACGTATCCTTCCAGAACGGGACGCTGTCGGTGTCGGTCGTCGACGTCGTGGGTGACGTCAACGCCTCGCGGATCGATGCCCGGATGAACGCGACGCGCTCGGAGGCGACCACCCAGCGGCTGATCGACGACCTCTACGAGGACGATTGTCAGCGGCCGGACAATCTCACGATGTCGGTCCAGAGCGACTTCGACGTCGCCTGGGCGGACTACCTCCGCGGCGAGACGGGACAGCCGGTGACGCGGTTCGAGGGCAACGACACCGTTCGCCTGTCGCTGTCGAGCGACGAGTTGCCCGTGGCGGCCGACGACGCGGCCAATCAGGTGATCAACCTCTCACAGTCGCCGACGGCCGCCTACATGGACCAGGTCGAAATCCTGAACGATCAGATCACCGTCAACAAGTCGGTCAAGAACACGTTCACCGTGACCGCGGCGCCGCTGCACGACGGAATCGACGTGGGGGACGTTCGGGACGTCGAGACCTCACAGAACGTCCGCCGCAAGTCCCTCGACCTGGTGTTCATCATGGACCGGAGCCTCTCGATGAACGACGGCTACCCGTCGAAGCTCAGTCAGGCGAAGTCGGCCTCGAAGGGCTTTCTCGCCGACCTCGATAGCACCGTCGACCGGGCCGGGCTGGTGGGATACACGATGGACGGCTACACCGACGTAACCAAGATCTACCTGATCGACGACGAGAAGTACCTCTCGAACGACTTCAGTGACACCGGCGTCAACGGCACTATCGACCGGCTCGGCACGGAGGGCGGGACGAACATCAACCGGGGAATCGACGTCTCGAACGAACTCTACGACTACTTCAGCGACCAGAACAGGGACCGGGTCGCCATCCTCCTGACCGACGGCGTCAACGACCATCCCGACGGGCAACCGGAGACGGACGAGTTGAACGCCTCGACGATCGACAAAGCGAAGGCGGCCGCTCGAAACGACGTGACCATCTACACGGTCGGGTTCAGCTCGAGCGAAGACCAGGTCGCGGATGACCTCTTGCGAGACGTCGCGGACATCACGGGTGGGGAGTACTACTACGCCGCGGACGGTGACGAACTAGGTGACCGATTCGGTACGATCCTCGAGTCTATCCAGTCGGAGCCACGGGTGACCAGGGCGCCGATCACGACGTCGTTCTCGACCGACGGTGAGCACCCACCGACGATCGCCGGCGACAGCTCGCACCTCGCCCGCGACGACAGCGGCGGCACGACGTATCTCAACGTCAACGACCCGACGGCGCCGTCGCTGTTCGGGCACTCCTTCCCCGTCTCCGGCGGCGAGAGCGTCGACATCGGTGCCACGGAGTACGATTGCGACTCCTGGGCGGGAACCTCCCAGACCGTCCAGAGCGGCGGGGATACCTACCAGGTCGCCAGGTGCGCGTCGCTCGACGAGAGCAGCGGGACGACGGTTCCGACGACCGTCTACACCGACGGCGACGACGCCAGCCCGCTGCTTTCCAGCGACACCGCCGACTGGCAGACGGACATGGGGGACCAGCTCGACCCGTATCTCGACGGGAGTGATCTGGATCTGAAGAGCAACCAGGCCATCATCGCCTACGACTTCGACGACAGCGTCGACTCGGACAACCTGCTGCTGGTCCTGTACGAGGTCGGCCTCCCGGACCAGGGAACCAGAGCCGAGGTCTTCGAACCGCGGGTCCACAACGTCTCCCTGGACGGGTGA